A genomic region of Papaver somniferum cultivar HN1 chromosome 7, ASM357369v1, whole genome shotgun sequence contains the following coding sequences:
- the LOC113300108 gene encoding motile sperm domain-containing protein 2-like isoform X4 produces MAIRLRHPLRHHLLNPNHHTNKPLRVRKFSIKNEKSEPVEPHKMVMKVKQTLEKDYKNLPVGKNGRDDEDMILWFLKDRKFDIVESVSKLTKAIKWRQEFNVSELSEESVERLARTGKAFVHDCLDVNGMPVLVVVASKHFPDKEDQIENEKLCVFLIEKALSRLPDGKEEILGIFDFRGFGTENSDFEFLRFLFDVFYYYYPKRLGQVLFVDTPFLFFPLWQLIKPLLRSYASLVRFCSADTVRKEYFTETTVPTNFRD; encoded by the exons ATGGCTATCCGTCTTCGTCACCCTCTTCGTCACCATTTATTAAATCCAAATCATCATACTAATAAACCTCTTCGGGTTCGCAAATTctcaattaaaaatgaaaaatcagaacCAGTTGAACCACACAAG ATGGTAATGAAAGTAAAACAAACTCTTGAGAAAGATTACAAAAATCTCCCAGTTGGAAAGAATGGAAGAGATGACGAGGATATGATTCTTTGGTttctcaaagatagaaaatttGACATTGTGGAATCTGTTTCAAAATTGACTAAAGCCATT AAATGGCGTCAAGAGTTTAACGTTTCAGAATTGTCGGAGGAGTCTGTGGAGAGACTAGCTCGAACTGGGAAAGCCTTTGTGCATGACTGTCTTGATGTCAATGGCATGCCGGTACTTGTGGTTGTGGCTTCTAAGCATTTTCCTGAT AAGGAAGATCAAATTGAGAATGagaagctttgtgtttttctgatTGAGAAGGCATTAAGTAGACTCCCAGATGGGAAAGAAGAAATACTTGGAATATTTGACTTCCGAGGATTTGGCACAGAGAATTCTGACTTTGAATTTTTGAGGTTTCTG TTCGATGTGTTCTACTATTACTATCCAAAGCGGTTGGGACAGGTTCTGTTTGTGGATACCCCCTTCTTGTTTTTTCCGCTTTGGCAGCTAATCAAGCCCTTATTAAGATCATATGCTTCTCTT GTGAGATTTTGCTCTGCTGATACGGTACGGAAGGAATACTTCACTGAAACGACAGTCCCAACAAACTTCAGAGACTAA
- the LOC113300108 gene encoding uncharacterized protein LOC113300108 isoform X1 — MTFLRNEVEDNYAKRDIKVKVMNTVMSFEFKGLARTDMGLLQLKEKIKPLIRLQPNEEVDLIWYSDPCLPDSLLTEEEFWRFWDNAEVHENWTTLHMQVIIPHEYSEGLTEVAIPHKYLTPTKSSTPKKPVSKTKQIPIRTSPRLSKKKNQCQAANKKLFIDLDKEEVYVPQFTQQTQSSVADNIPEEQFETFNHDFWFESTQAASVVEDDQYVVQLPNEEPDECHPEQDLENFNCGYDNEEQHAKDYEEFLKKAADGGLADNFDDPNFGEVEVDNDNEEDHYGDIVSSDGEDEGGQEQAKPGGPECNATHQFNGPQANEPCPTAEFEKEYAEHFRQEEEEDLFQEEIGEEFNPTKLVVGTKYVDKNEFKKHVRHFCVMNGHEFVWNKCDNKQQRAVCVNCEKTECKVFIYGIKRKGEGDTFTLRGYNIEHNHQGRGDGYNRSAIPPYVADWYMEKRRETGCDAEIPCPYDLAAQFKRDTKVTIAYHTAWRARVMVLEKLYGSYEKSYQQVPNFCEMVKRRNPGSHCSFSYGTLDNTFLSLTISFAPAIKGWKAGCRRVIGLDACHLNGKFGGVMLCATGLDGQNGLVMLGIMVCRNETIENWKIFLGDLKPLVDEDGVRICFISDKQKGILEGVDYHFPLDEHRYCFRHLLANFKKTYKSFSLQNHLWNAAKCYKKKHFEEHMAKMKAENADAAWYLLKEEKPQTWSRSHFEKDSKCEHLNNNFSESFNNMAKKMRDKPICKLGLMYGDLVMNTWYKRRNESAKWRDGDIVPKAMKLIEKMIALNPNFKLVPAVKYKVYEVISVHEAVFIVDLEKKICSCLQWELRGFPCQHVVCALAPMRPNWAEYCSPYYTMDYYKKTYAPEFNPLEGLADWIEPEKPEMMKPPVDIRKPGRPRKKRILSYDEPRGQKKARRCSRCKNEGHYSSTCVGGPVGGNPKGFKPRTCVDGTKQTTVEAPPKRKYKAKAAANSGGASAANSQPCASRSKTQTSVAQSYQPAATSSAKSKGVMRKAGDESCSQSSFSQHNTHVGSVSNNITFTAPNPKGKKRAKKYMKL; from the exons ATGACATTCTTAAG AAATGAAGTTGAAGACAATTATGCTAAGAGAGACATAAAGGTGAAGGTTATGAACACTGTGATGAGTTTTGAATTCAAAGGGTTGGCTAGAACAGATATGGGTCTCCTTCAATTGAAAGAAAAGATCAAGCCCCTAATTAGATTGCAGCCTAATGAGGAAGTGGATTTAATATGGTATAGTGACCCCTGTTTACCAGATTCATTGCTTACTGAAGAAGAATTTTGGAGGTTTTGGGATAATGCAGAAGTACATGAGAATTGGACTACACTGCATATGCAAGTTATCATTCCACATGAGTATTCAGAAGGGTTAACAGAGGTAGCTATTCCACACAAGTATTTGACACCAACAAAGTCTTCAACACCAAAGAAACCAGTGAGCAAAACCAAGCAAATTCCTATAAGAACAAGTCCTAGACTAtctaagaagaagaaccaatgtcAGGCAGCAAACAAGAAGTTATTCATTGACTTAGATAAAGAAGAAGTATATGTTCCTCAATTTACCCAACAAACACAGTCTAGTGTAGCTGACAACATACCTGAAGAACAATTTGAAACATTTAATCATGACTTTTGGTTTGAATCAACACAGGCAGCAAGCGTTGTTGAGGATGATCAGTATGTTGTACAACTTCCAAATGAAGAACCTGATGAGTGTCACCCTGAGCAGGATTTAGAAAACTTCAACTGTGGGTATGATAATGAAGAACAACATGCAAAGGACTATGAGGAATTTTTGAAAAAGGCTGCGGATGGTGGCTTGGCAGATAATTTTGATGATCCTAACTTTGGTGAGGTGGAGGTTGATAATGACAATGAAG AGGATCATTATGGGGATATAGTGAGTtctgatggagaagatgaag gtGGACAAGAACAAGCTAAACCAGGTGGGCCTGAATGTAATGCAACTCACCAGTTTAATGGACCTCAAGCTAATGAGCCCTGTCCCACAGCAGAGTTTGAGAAAGAATATGCAGAGCACTTTAggcaagaagaagaggaagacttGTTCCAAGAGGAGATAGGTGAGGAATTTAATCCTACTAAACTTGTAGTTGGTACCAAATATGTAGATAAAAATGAATTTAAGAAACATGTTAGGCATTTCTGTGTAATGAATGGACATGAATTTGTATGGAATAAATGTGATAATAAGCAACAAAGAGCAGTATGTGTTAATTGTGAGAAGACGGAATGTAAGGTCTTTATATATGGCATCAAGCGAAAAGGTGAAGGAGACACCTTTACACTCAGAGGGTATAATATAGAACACAACCACCAAGGTCGTGGAGATGGGTACAACAGAAGTGCAATTCCTCCTTATGTAGCTGATTGGTACATGGAAAAAAGAAGGGAGACAGGTTGTGATGCAGAAATACCTTGTCCATATGACTTAGCAGCACAATTTAAAAGGGACACAAAGGTCACCATTGCATACCATACTGCATGGAGGGCAAGGGTTATGGTGTTGGAGAAGCTATATGGGAGTTATGAGAAGAGTTACCAACAAGTTCCTAACTTTTGTGAAATGGTTAAG AGGAGAAACCCAGGAAGCCATTGTTCTTTCTCATATGGCACTCTAGACAATACGTTCCTTTCTTTAACCATATCATTTGCTCCTGCAATAAAGGGGTGGAAGGCTGGATGTAGAAGGGTCATTGGCTTGGATGCTTGTCACTTGAATGGAAAGTTTGGTGGTGTGATGCTATGTGCAACAG GTCTGGATGGTCAGAATGGCTTAGTTATGCTAGGTATAATGGTGTGTAGGAACGAAACCATAGAAAATTGGAAGATTTTCCTTGGAGATTTGAAGCCTCTGGTAGATGAAGATGGTGTGCGTATCTGTTTCATCTCAGACAAGCAAAAGGGAATCTTGGAGGGTGTTGACTATCACTTTCCTTTAGATGAACACAGATATTGTTTTAG GCACTTGCTTGCAAACTTCAAGAAGACCTACAAGAGTTTTAGTTTGCAGAACCATCTTTGGAATGCAGCTAAATGTTACAAGAAAAAGCATTTTGAG GAACATATGGCCAAGATGAAGGCTGAGAATGCTGATGCTGCTTGGTATCTcttgaaagaagaaaaaccaCAAACCTGGTCCAGGTCCCATTTCGAAAAAGACAGCAAATGTGAGCACCTTAATAATAACTTTTCTGAGTCCTTCAACAATATGGCAAAGAAGATGAGGGATAAGCCCATCTGCAAGTTAGGCCTGATGTATGGAGATCTGGTGATGAATACTTGGTATAAGAGAAGAAATGAGTCTGCAAAATGGAGAGATGGTGACATagttcctaaagcaatgaagttGATAGAAAAGATGATAGCTTTGAATCCTAATTTTAAGTTGGTTCCAGCTGTGAAGTACAAAGTCTATGAAGTGATTAGTGTGCATGAAGCAGTTTTTATTGTGGATCTTGAGAAGAAAATTTGTAGCTGTTTGCAATGGGAGTTAAGGGGATTTCCATGCCAGCATGTTGTATGTGCTTTGGCTCCAATGAGACCTAACTGGGCTGA GTACTGTAGCCCTTACTACACAATGGACTACTACAAGAAGACATATGCTCctgaattcaatccactagaggGTCTAGCTGACTGGATAGAG CCAGAAAAACCAGAAATGATGAAGCCACCAGTAGACATTAGAAAGCCAGGCCGGCCAAGGAAGAAGAGGATATTGTCATATGATGAACCAAGAGGTCAGAAGAAGGCTAGAAGATGTAGTAGGTGTAAAAATGAAGGTCACTACTCATCAACTTGTGTTGGTGGTCCAGTTGGAGGAAATCCTAAGGGATTCAAGCCTAGAACATGTGTTGATGGCACAAAGCAGACAACAGTTGAAGCTCCACCAAAGAGAAAGTACAAAGCTAAAGCTGCTGCAAATTCTGGAGGTGCATCTGCTGCAAATTCTCAACCTTGTGCTAGCAGATCTAAGACGCAAACAAGCGTTGCTCAATCTTACCAACCAGCTGCAACATCTTCTGCAAAATCCAAAGGTGTCATGAGAAAGGCAGGTGATGAATCTTGTTCTCAGTCCAGTTTCAGTCAGCACAACACCCATGTTGGATCTGTTAGCAACAACATAACCTTTACAGCTCCAAACCCAAAAGGAAAGAAGAGAGCAAAGAAGTATATGAAGCTTTAG
- the LOC113300108 gene encoding uncharacterized protein LOC113300108 isoform X2 — MTFLRNEVEDNYAKRDIKVKVMNTVMSFEFKGLARTDMGLLQLKEKIKPLIRLQPNEEVDLIWYSDPCLPDSLLTEEEFWRFWDNAEVHENWTTLHMQVIIPHEYSEGLTEVAIPHKYLTPTKSSTPKKPVSKTKQIPIRTSPRLSKKKNQCQAANKKLFIDLDKEEAASVVEDDQYVVQLPNEEPDECHPEQDLENFNCGYDNEEQHAKDYEEFLKKAADGGLADNFDDPNFGEVEVDNDNEEDHYGDIVSSDGEDEGGQEQAKPGGPECNATHQFNGPQANEPCPTAEFEKEYAEHFRQEEEEDLFQEEIGEEFNPTKLVVGTKYVDKNEFKKHVRHFCVMNGHEFVWNKCDNKQQRAVCVNCEKTECKVFIYGIKRKGEGDTFTLRGYNIEHNHQGRGDGYNRSAIPPYVADWYMEKRRETGCDAEIPCPYDLAAQFKRDTKVTIAYHTAWRARVMVLEKLYGSYEKSYQQVPNFCEMVKRRNPGSHCSFSYGTLDNTFLSLTISFAPAIKGWKAGCRRVIGLDACHLNGKFGGVMLCATGLDGQNGLVMLGIMVCRNETIENWKIFLGDLKPLVDEDGVRICFISDKQKGILEGVDYHFPLDEHRYCFRHLLANFKKTYKSFSLQNHLWNAAKCYKKKHFEEHMAKMKAENADAAWYLLKEEKPQTWSRSHFEKDSKCEHLNNNFSESFNNMAKKMRDKPICKLGLMYGDLVMNTWYKRRNESAKWRDGDIVPKAMKLIEKMIALNPNFKLVPAVKYKVYEVISVHEAVFIVDLEKKICSCLQWELRGFPCQHVVCALAPMRPNWAEYCSPYYTMDYYKKTYAPEFNPLEGLADWIEPEKPEMMKPPVDIRKPGRPRKKRILSYDEPRGQKKARRCSRCKNEGHYSSTCVGGPVGGNPKGFKPRTCVDGTKQTTVEAPPKRKYKAKAAANSGGASAANSQPCASRSKTQTSVAQSYQPAATSSAKSKGVMRKAGDESCSQSSFSQHNTHVGSVSNNITFTAPNPKGKKRAKKYMKL; from the exons ATGACATTCTTAAG AAATGAAGTTGAAGACAATTATGCTAAGAGAGACATAAAGGTGAAGGTTATGAACACTGTGATGAGTTTTGAATTCAAAGGGTTGGCTAGAACAGATATGGGTCTCCTTCAATTGAAAGAAAAGATCAAGCCCCTAATTAGATTGCAGCCTAATGAGGAAGTGGATTTAATATGGTATAGTGACCCCTGTTTACCAGATTCATTGCTTACTGAAGAAGAATTTTGGAGGTTTTGGGATAATGCAGAAGTACATGAGAATTGGACTACACTGCATATGCAAGTTATCATTCCACATGAGTATTCAGAAGGGTTAACAGAGGTAGCTATTCCACACAAGTATTTGACACCAACAAAGTCTTCAACACCAAAGAAACCAGTGAGCAAAACCAAGCAAATTCCTATAAGAACAAGTCCTAGACTAtctaagaagaagaaccaatgtcAGGCAGCAAACAAGAAGTTATTCATTGACTTAGATAAAGAAGAA GCAGCAAGCGTTGTTGAGGATGATCAGTATGTTGTACAACTTCCAAATGAAGAACCTGATGAGTGTCACCCTGAGCAGGATTTAGAAAACTTCAACTGTGGGTATGATAATGAAGAACAACATGCAAAGGACTATGAGGAATTTTTGAAAAAGGCTGCGGATGGTGGCTTGGCAGATAATTTTGATGATCCTAACTTTGGTGAGGTGGAGGTTGATAATGACAATGAAG AGGATCATTATGGGGATATAGTGAGTtctgatggagaagatgaag gtGGACAAGAACAAGCTAAACCAGGTGGGCCTGAATGTAATGCAACTCACCAGTTTAATGGACCTCAAGCTAATGAGCCCTGTCCCACAGCAGAGTTTGAGAAAGAATATGCAGAGCACTTTAggcaagaagaagaggaagacttGTTCCAAGAGGAGATAGGTGAGGAATTTAATCCTACTAAACTTGTAGTTGGTACCAAATATGTAGATAAAAATGAATTTAAGAAACATGTTAGGCATTTCTGTGTAATGAATGGACATGAATTTGTATGGAATAAATGTGATAATAAGCAACAAAGAGCAGTATGTGTTAATTGTGAGAAGACGGAATGTAAGGTCTTTATATATGGCATCAAGCGAAAAGGTGAAGGAGACACCTTTACACTCAGAGGGTATAATATAGAACACAACCACCAAGGTCGTGGAGATGGGTACAACAGAAGTGCAATTCCTCCTTATGTAGCTGATTGGTACATGGAAAAAAGAAGGGAGACAGGTTGTGATGCAGAAATACCTTGTCCATATGACTTAGCAGCACAATTTAAAAGGGACACAAAGGTCACCATTGCATACCATACTGCATGGAGGGCAAGGGTTATGGTGTTGGAGAAGCTATATGGGAGTTATGAGAAGAGTTACCAACAAGTTCCTAACTTTTGTGAAATGGTTAAG AGGAGAAACCCAGGAAGCCATTGTTCTTTCTCATATGGCACTCTAGACAATACGTTCCTTTCTTTAACCATATCATTTGCTCCTGCAATAAAGGGGTGGAAGGCTGGATGTAGAAGGGTCATTGGCTTGGATGCTTGTCACTTGAATGGAAAGTTTGGTGGTGTGATGCTATGTGCAACAG GTCTGGATGGTCAGAATGGCTTAGTTATGCTAGGTATAATGGTGTGTAGGAACGAAACCATAGAAAATTGGAAGATTTTCCTTGGAGATTTGAAGCCTCTGGTAGATGAAGATGGTGTGCGTATCTGTTTCATCTCAGACAAGCAAAAGGGAATCTTGGAGGGTGTTGACTATCACTTTCCTTTAGATGAACACAGATATTGTTTTAG GCACTTGCTTGCAAACTTCAAGAAGACCTACAAGAGTTTTAGTTTGCAGAACCATCTTTGGAATGCAGCTAAATGTTACAAGAAAAAGCATTTTGAG GAACATATGGCCAAGATGAAGGCTGAGAATGCTGATGCTGCTTGGTATCTcttgaaagaagaaaaaccaCAAACCTGGTCCAGGTCCCATTTCGAAAAAGACAGCAAATGTGAGCACCTTAATAATAACTTTTCTGAGTCCTTCAACAATATGGCAAAGAAGATGAGGGATAAGCCCATCTGCAAGTTAGGCCTGATGTATGGAGATCTGGTGATGAATACTTGGTATAAGAGAAGAAATGAGTCTGCAAAATGGAGAGATGGTGACATagttcctaaagcaatgaagttGATAGAAAAGATGATAGCTTTGAATCCTAATTTTAAGTTGGTTCCAGCTGTGAAGTACAAAGTCTATGAAGTGATTAGTGTGCATGAAGCAGTTTTTATTGTGGATCTTGAGAAGAAAATTTGTAGCTGTTTGCAATGGGAGTTAAGGGGATTTCCATGCCAGCATGTTGTATGTGCTTTGGCTCCAATGAGACCTAACTGGGCTGA GTACTGTAGCCCTTACTACACAATGGACTACTACAAGAAGACATATGCTCctgaattcaatccactagaggGTCTAGCTGACTGGATAGAG CCAGAAAAACCAGAAATGATGAAGCCACCAGTAGACATTAGAAAGCCAGGCCGGCCAAGGAAGAAGAGGATATTGTCATATGATGAACCAAGAGGTCAGAAGAAGGCTAGAAGATGTAGTAGGTGTAAAAATGAAGGTCACTACTCATCAACTTGTGTTGGTGGTCCAGTTGGAGGAAATCCTAAGGGATTCAAGCCTAGAACATGTGTTGATGGCACAAAGCAGACAACAGTTGAAGCTCCACCAAAGAGAAAGTACAAAGCTAAAGCTGCTGCAAATTCTGGAGGTGCATCTGCTGCAAATTCTCAACCTTGTGCTAGCAGATCTAAGACGCAAACAAGCGTTGCTCAATCTTACCAACCAGCTGCAACATCTTCTGCAAAATCCAAAGGTGTCATGAGAAAGGCAGGTGATGAATCTTGTTCTCAGTCCAGTTTCAGTCAGCACAACACCCATGTTGGATCTGTTAGCAACAACATAACCTTTACAGCTCCAAACCCAAAAGGAAAGAAGAGAGCAAAGAAGTATATGAAGCTTTAG
- the LOC113300108 gene encoding uncharacterized protein LOC113300108 isoform X3, with product MTFLRNEVEDNYAKRDIKVKVMNTVMSFEFKGLARTDMGLLQLKEKIKPLIRLQPNEEVDLIWYSDPCLPDSLLTEEEFWRFWDNAEVHENWTTLHMQVIIPHEYSEGLTEAASVVEDDQYVVQLPNEEPDECHPEQDLENFNCGYDNEEQHAKDYEEFLKKAADGGLADNFDDPNFGEVEVDNDNEEDHYGDIVSSDGEDEGGQEQAKPGGPECNATHQFNGPQANEPCPTAEFEKEYAEHFRQEEEEDLFQEEIGEEFNPTKLVVGTKYVDKNEFKKHVRHFCVMNGHEFVWNKCDNKQQRAVCVNCEKTECKVFIYGIKRKGEGDTFTLRGYNIEHNHQGRGDGYNRSAIPPYVADWYMEKRRETGCDAEIPCPYDLAAQFKRDTKVTIAYHTAWRARVMVLEKLYGSYEKSYQQVPNFCEMVKRRNPGSHCSFSYGTLDNTFLSLTISFAPAIKGWKAGCRRVIGLDACHLNGKFGGVMLCATGLDGQNGLVMLGIMVCRNETIENWKIFLGDLKPLVDEDGVRICFISDKQKGILEGVDYHFPLDEHRYCFRHLLANFKKTYKSFSLQNHLWNAAKCYKKKHFEEHMAKMKAENADAAWYLLKEEKPQTWSRSHFEKDSKCEHLNNNFSESFNNMAKKMRDKPICKLGLMYGDLVMNTWYKRRNESAKWRDGDIVPKAMKLIEKMIALNPNFKLVPAVKYKVYEVISVHEAVFIVDLEKKICSCLQWELRGFPCQHVVCALAPMRPNWAEYCSPYYTMDYYKKTYAPEFNPLEGLADWIEPEKPEMMKPPVDIRKPGRPRKKRILSYDEPRGQKKARRCSRCKNEGHYSSTCVGGPVGGNPKGFKPRTCVDGTKQTTVEAPPKRKYKAKAAANSGGASAANSQPCASRSKTQTSVAQSYQPAATSSAKSKGVMRKAGDESCSQSSFSQHNTHVGSVSNNITFTAPNPKGKKRAKKYMKL from the exons ATGACATTCTTAAG AAATGAAGTTGAAGACAATTATGCTAAGAGAGACATAAAGGTGAAGGTTATGAACACTGTGATGAGTTTTGAATTCAAAGGGTTGGCTAGAACAGATATGGGTCTCCTTCAATTGAAAGAAAAGATCAAGCCCCTAATTAGATTGCAGCCTAATGAGGAAGTGGATTTAATATGGTATAGTGACCCCTGTTTACCAGATTCATTGCTTACTGAAGAAGAATTTTGGAGGTTTTGGGATAATGCAGAAGTACATGAGAATTGGACTACACTGCATATGCAAGTTATCATTCCACATGAGTATTCAGAAGGGTTAACAGAG GCAGCAAGCGTTGTTGAGGATGATCAGTATGTTGTACAACTTCCAAATGAAGAACCTGATGAGTGTCACCCTGAGCAGGATTTAGAAAACTTCAACTGTGGGTATGATAATGAAGAACAACATGCAAAGGACTATGAGGAATTTTTGAAAAAGGCTGCGGATGGTGGCTTGGCAGATAATTTTGATGATCCTAACTTTGGTGAGGTGGAGGTTGATAATGACAATGAAG AGGATCATTATGGGGATATAGTGAGTtctgatggagaagatgaag gtGGACAAGAACAAGCTAAACCAGGTGGGCCTGAATGTAATGCAACTCACCAGTTTAATGGACCTCAAGCTAATGAGCCCTGTCCCACAGCAGAGTTTGAGAAAGAATATGCAGAGCACTTTAggcaagaagaagaggaagacttGTTCCAAGAGGAGATAGGTGAGGAATTTAATCCTACTAAACTTGTAGTTGGTACCAAATATGTAGATAAAAATGAATTTAAGAAACATGTTAGGCATTTCTGTGTAATGAATGGACATGAATTTGTATGGAATAAATGTGATAATAAGCAACAAAGAGCAGTATGTGTTAATTGTGAGAAGACGGAATGTAAGGTCTTTATATATGGCATCAAGCGAAAAGGTGAAGGAGACACCTTTACACTCAGAGGGTATAATATAGAACACAACCACCAAGGTCGTGGAGATGGGTACAACAGAAGTGCAATTCCTCCTTATGTAGCTGATTGGTACATGGAAAAAAGAAGGGAGACAGGTTGTGATGCAGAAATACCTTGTCCATATGACTTAGCAGCACAATTTAAAAGGGACACAAAGGTCACCATTGCATACCATACTGCATGGAGGGCAAGGGTTATGGTGTTGGAGAAGCTATATGGGAGTTATGAGAAGAGTTACCAACAAGTTCCTAACTTTTGTGAAATGGTTAAG AGGAGAAACCCAGGAAGCCATTGTTCTTTCTCATATGGCACTCTAGACAATACGTTCCTTTCTTTAACCATATCATTTGCTCCTGCAATAAAGGGGTGGAAGGCTGGATGTAGAAGGGTCATTGGCTTGGATGCTTGTCACTTGAATGGAAAGTTTGGTGGTGTGATGCTATGTGCAACAG GTCTGGATGGTCAGAATGGCTTAGTTATGCTAGGTATAATGGTGTGTAGGAACGAAACCATAGAAAATTGGAAGATTTTCCTTGGAGATTTGAAGCCTCTGGTAGATGAAGATGGTGTGCGTATCTGTTTCATCTCAGACAAGCAAAAGGGAATCTTGGAGGGTGTTGACTATCACTTTCCTTTAGATGAACACAGATATTGTTTTAG GCACTTGCTTGCAAACTTCAAGAAGACCTACAAGAGTTTTAGTTTGCAGAACCATCTTTGGAATGCAGCTAAATGTTACAAGAAAAAGCATTTTGAG GAACATATGGCCAAGATGAAGGCTGAGAATGCTGATGCTGCTTGGTATCTcttgaaagaagaaaaaccaCAAACCTGGTCCAGGTCCCATTTCGAAAAAGACAGCAAATGTGAGCACCTTAATAATAACTTTTCTGAGTCCTTCAACAATATGGCAAAGAAGATGAGGGATAAGCCCATCTGCAAGTTAGGCCTGATGTATGGAGATCTGGTGATGAATACTTGGTATAAGAGAAGAAATGAGTCTGCAAAATGGAGAGATGGTGACATagttcctaaagcaatgaagttGATAGAAAAGATGATAGCTTTGAATCCTAATTTTAAGTTGGTTCCAGCTGTGAAGTACAAAGTCTATGAAGTGATTAGTGTGCATGAAGCAGTTTTTATTGTGGATCTTGAGAAGAAAATTTGTAGCTGTTTGCAATGGGAGTTAAGGGGATTTCCATGCCAGCATGTTGTATGTGCTTTGGCTCCAATGAGACCTAACTGGGCTGA GTACTGTAGCCCTTACTACACAATGGACTACTACAAGAAGACATATGCTCctgaattcaatccactagaggGTCTAGCTGACTGGATAGAG CCAGAAAAACCAGAAATGATGAAGCCACCAGTAGACATTAGAAAGCCAGGCCGGCCAAGGAAGAAGAGGATATTGTCATATGATGAACCAAGAGGTCAGAAGAAGGCTAGAAGATGTAGTAGGTGTAAAAATGAAGGTCACTACTCATCAACTTGTGTTGGTGGTCCAGTTGGAGGAAATCCTAAGGGATTCAAGCCTAGAACATGTGTTGATGGCACAAAGCAGACAACAGTTGAAGCTCCACCAAAGAGAAAGTACAAAGCTAAAGCTGCTGCAAATTCTGGAGGTGCATCTGCTGCAAATTCTCAACCTTGTGCTAGCAGATCTAAGACGCAAACAAGCGTTGCTCAATCTTACCAACCAGCTGCAACATCTTCTGCAAAATCCAAAGGTGTCATGAGAAAGGCAGGTGATGAATCTTGTTCTCAGTCCAGTTTCAGTCAGCACAACACCCATGTTGGATCTGTTAGCAACAACATAACCTTTACAGCTCCAAACCCAAAAGGAAAGAAGAGAGCAAAGAAGTATATGAAGCTTTAG